The following proteins are encoded in a genomic region of Candidatus Binatia bacterium:
- a CDS encoding LemA family protein, with translation MIIASIIILLLVVGVALTYNSLVSLQNRVQNGWRQIDVQLKRRHDLIPNLVESVKGAMQFERDTLERVMEARSRATAANGVREAAAAENALTQSLGRLLAVMENYPTLRANENVVKLQEELTTTENQLAFARQFYNDTVMQLNTREQVFPASIVALFFGFRPAEYFAGADEDRGTPRVDLSLRP, from the coding sequence ATGATCATCGCATCGATCATCATTCTTCTTCTAGTGGTGGGAGTGGCGCTCACGTACAACAGCCTGGTCAGTCTGCAGAATCGAGTTCAAAACGGCTGGAGGCAGATTGATGTCCAGCTCAAGCGGCGCCACGATTTGATTCCCAACCTGGTGGAGAGCGTGAAGGGCGCGATGCAATTCGAGCGTGACACCCTCGAACGCGTGATGGAAGCCCGCTCCCGTGCCACGGCCGCCAACGGCGTGCGCGAGGCCGCCGCTGCCGAGAACGCCCTGACCCAGTCGCTCGGGCGTCTGCTCGCCGTGATGGAGAATTACCCGACCTTGCGGGCCAACGAGAATGTCGTGAAGCTGCAGGAGGAACTGACGACGACGGAGAATCAACTGGCCTTTGCGCGACAGTTCTACAATGACACGGTCATGCAACTGAATACCCGCGAACAGGTCTTTCCCGCCAGCATCGTCGCTCTCTTCTTTGGCTTCAGGCCGGCGGAATACTTTGCCGGCGCAGATGAAGATCGCGGCACGCCGCGGGTCGATCTGTCGCTACGACCGTGA